The sequence ACCCCTACACTCTCACATCCCAGGGAGAGATTTGCTGAtgccatggtccaaggccgaaaaatgacaaattagggccccaacacATTTTAAATTGAAACAcctcatttgaaaggtctattcctaagcttttagaaaatcataaataatgtttgacattggatcaacgatactcaagttacgGCTGTTGGAAGATGTTTAACTACATCCTGTTTATGCAATGGCAATGGGTTTGGGGATTCTTTTGGCtaataacttgaattctgtggatccaatgtcaaatagCGTAGAAAAAGATTGTTCAAATTCCCTTTGATGCTTTGCGCATGCCTGCAGACGTGTTTTGACAACACTTATCATTAATCAACGAGTGCAGTGCTAATGCCTCTAGAATCATATAGGTGCTATAACTGTTCCAAAAGTACTAAAAGTGCCAACATTTGTCCCATCTTGCAAGTATGCAGCTATAGCTTAGCATGGGAAAAGGTTCACAGCGGGTCGCTGTTGGCAGTGTACTGTCCACTGTACTCCTGATTTTGTTTCTGGTGTCGCTGAAGTTTTACTTGTATATCGACAGCACGTTCCCTAGGCCTGTATCTGCAAATCTAGTTACAGAGAAGGAAAATCTGCCAAACTGTATGCAACTGAGGGAGGAAGATCCCTACCCGACTAGTGGAGAACCTCTCAGTGGAAAGAATTTTTGTGAAGCATTCACAGGAACAAACCGTACAGACTGTGTTTATCTTCATCCAGAGATATTTCACTATGTCCTATTTACAAACAATCCGAAAGACAGCGTATTGGGTTTTCGAGAGTTTTTGTCAATATATTCAGTGGATAAGTTTTATAAGCCAGAGAAGATTGTCATACACTGTAACCAATCGATCACCGGCAAGTATTGGGAGATTGTGCAGAAGTTGACTACTCCTATTGAGATGAGACTGACGGATCGAATAACTACTGTTGGCAAGAAACAGAAACCAGCATATATTTCCCATGAAGCAGACTATCTAAAAATCAAATCTGGCTTCAGAGACGGGGGCATTTATTCTGATTTTGATGTTGTCATCCTCAATGGTTCAAAATTGCGTGAAATGCAACGACAATCAGAGATAGTGATTGGGAGAAACAACCCAGAGTGTACCGAAACTTGTGCCGGATTTTTTTCAAGTGTTCCCGGCTCACCATTTATGGGGAAATGGTTGGACAGTTACGAGAATAACTACAGGCCTGCATGGACATACAATGCAGGGCATGTGCCAGCTCGAATACTACACCATTGCCCAGAATGTCATCGTGACATAACTGTTGATTATCACATGAGTAATTGGATTGATGCTAGGGCTAAAAACTGGTTGAAGGAAGGAGGGCTTGAGTGGAGGCAAAAAGCAGTGGCTCACTATATGAACACAGGGTTTATGAAACCATTAAAACCACCAAATGAATTACTTAGTATGTCGACTCCATTCTCAGAGATGGTAAAGTTTGTTCTAGGGGACACAATCAACGATTTTATCTTCTAACTTATAACAGGTATATTATTTACTCTAGCCAGCAATTGAACTGTGTGCATTCAACATAAAAATATTTTTAAGACAATACTTTTAGTATActagtctcgcaccagccccaGTTTTCGACTTAATGTTCCAATAGAAAACATTCGGGGCTGGTATGACTAAATAATACATGGCAACTGATTTTTGTTAATCACGTATAGTCAATTATGTCATCTTTTTGTAATAGAATTGCTGTTTTATAGACAATGATTTATAAAaagagtgcatgcatatacaaattAGTTTGTGCTCTTTGTTTCAATTAATACATACGTTATTTAAGCCAGATGTTTAAGCCAACCAAATTTTACGAGTCTATCTCTGCTGGTCTATTTCTACCTGGATCAGTTGCCTGTGAGGGTGACAGTACTCACACTCAGCTAGCAGCAGTTGAAATTGAAATAAGGGGAAAGGTCGTCAGAACAACTAGATCTAGAAGCAAGCGcattttgtgcatgcatgcatgacttttGTACAGACGTGTTTTGCAACACTGCATGCTATAAATGGCTAATGCCCTCTTGCCATGTAAGAATCATAGGTACCATAACTGTTCCAATAGTGCTAACATTTTTTGCAAACGTGCAGTATGCACAGACACAGCTGGTGACTATTATATTGGCAGTGCAAGTGCTGTCCACTGTACTCTGGACTTTGTTTCTAGTGCTGAAGTTTTACTTGTATATCGACAACATGGCGTTTCTCCCTAGGCCTATATCTGCAAATCCACTTACCAAGGAGGAAAAGTTGCCAAACTGTATGCAGCTGAGGGAAGAAGACCCCTACCCGACTAGTGCATGGAGAACCTCTCAGTGGAAATAATTTTTGTGAAGCATTCACAGGAACAAACCGTACAGACTGTGTTTATCTTCATCCAGAGATATTTCACTATGTCCTATTTACAAACAATCTGAAAGACAGCGTATTGGGTTTTCGAGAGTTTTTGTCAATATATTCAGTGGATAAGTTTTATAAGCCAGAGAAGATTGTCATACACTGTAACCAATCGATCACCGGCAAGTATTGGGAGATGGTGCAGAAGTTGACTACTCCTATTGAGATGAGACTGACGGATCGAATAACTACTGTTGGCAAGAAACAGAAACCAGCATATATTTCCCATGAAGCAGACTATCTAAAAATCAAATCTGGCTTCAGAGACGGGGGCATTTATTCTGATTTTGATGTTGTCATCCTCAATGGTTCAAAATTGCAATGACAATCAGAGATAGTGATTGGCAGAGACAACCCAGAGTGTACCAGAACTTGTGCTGGATTTTTCTCAAGTGTTCCCGGCTCACCATTTATGGGGAAATGGTTGGACAGTTACAAGAATAACTACAGGCCTGGATGGATATACAATGCAGGAAATGTGCCAAGTCGAATACTACACCATTGCCCAGAATGTCATCGTGACATAACTGTTGATTATCACATGAGTAATTGGAATGACGCTGCGGCTAAAAACTGGTTGAAGGAAGGAGGGCTTGAGTGGAGGCAAAAAGCAGTGGCTCACTATATGAACACAGGGTTTATGAAACCATTAAAACCACCAAATGAATTACTTAGTATGTCGACTCCATTCTCAGAGATGGTAAAGTTTGTTCTAGGGGACGCAATCAATGATTTTATCTTCTAACTTATAACAGGTATATTATTTACTCTAGCCAGCAATTGAACTGTGTGCATTCAACTGTTCATAAAATAAATATTTTTATGACAATACTagtatactaccgtatagcgtgtaattttcgtggggcaaaatatttgtggttttcgtggtaggaggtctgaccacaaaattttacccacgaatgaagcgaccttgcctacctttaccggCAGTGCAAGctgcaaccacgaaaatattacccacgaaatgtctcaatattgctaaatcacgaatattttgtcccgcgaaaattacccgctatacggtagtctcgcaccagccccaGTTTTTCGACTTAATTAACGTTCCAATAGAAAACATTCGGGGCTGGTATGACTAATAATATCTGGCCAAACTGAATAGATTTGATTTTTgtatgttatagttgtgacacatgcacgagtgccacatgggatatatgttatagatagtacatgggcatgaggtatctatgtgttatagtgtcccatatcacgagggcttgcccgagggatgagggacactataaccatagataccgaatgcacatgtgctaactgatttagatcccacttttcattggctgcctcaggcaagaagtgtatctataaaagcagcaagccttagcaacagctttatttttgaaaatgtcctgttctgacaagctagtctagatgatttctgctaaaaaaaacacctttgcattggccttgcttcaacattggaatggacaaactagtgactccaccttgtgcaggaagcgctctgcaacaaatgagcccagcctcctctttatctgcactcaagccccaccccagctcaagcttctcagtaaactgttctgatatgtacggctagctagcaaggaacagcttgcagcaatgctacagtgcactatcgttcccaaaaagacacaggagtctactgcaatttgaaacatggctgcaggatagaaacagaagtcaggaggacaaagttgacaaatgctacaagttgaagacatgctttcatgcttgtgacaatggacccagaactgttaaaatcattggctcttagtgttcctcgacaagaaaagatactggtgaaccctaccatcaacccagcaaacgctatagaaactggtagtgaaataactgaacagccatagctagctaattatcatgcagctacagctttattatcatttctgtacattcaaaaatagtacttgtactttataccctcaagcttataattccctgggaaactatgagattatggctcataattccctgctaaacacacacaagtgggatctaatggctcagtagtgacttaggcccaagggccgcaggcctcgagggcaaaggcagccaatatatccaatgtgcgcatgagtgagctgtgtaacaactgcattccttgtgcattcctttccgtgtacacatcacttcTTTTATAGGGCAACTAGTTtaaactacttgtggtggctgtggaatgcacccagacgcatgaaaaacgttttttgcctaccactgaatctgttgacagtgttatactataaaagggaccgtttcagccATActaaggcttgacctgtgccatggcagatattggcacagtgtttcctttgatctgcccactcaaaatgcaacaacacGTATTATAGTCAATTAAGTCATCTTTTTCAGTGTAATACATACCAATCAGCAAtggctaatgcctctcgccatacAAGAAtcatgttatagttattgactggttgactagtaattatggcttataaacaaccaatgccgagggcgcagcccgaggctgaggttggttataaaccataattactaggcaacca comes from Halichondria panicea chromosome 7, odHalPani1.1, whole genome shotgun sequence and encodes:
- the LOC135339093 gene encoding uncharacterized protein LOC135339093, which produces MGKGSQRVAVGSVLSTVLLILFLVSLKFYLYIDSTFPRPVSANLVTEKENLPNCMQLREEDPYPTSGEPLSGKNFCEAFTGTNRTDCVYLHPEIFHYVLFTNNPKDSVLGFREFLSIYSVDKFYKPEKIVIHCNQSITGKYWEIVQKLTTPIEMRLTDRITTVGKKQKPAYISHEADYLKIKSGFRDGGIYSDFDVVILNGSKLREMQRQSEIVIGRNNPECTETCAGFFSSVPGSPFMGKWLDSYENNYRPAWTYNAGHVPARILHHCPECHRDITVDYHMSNWIDARAKNWLKEGGLEWRQKAVAHYMNTGFMKPLKPPNELLSMSTPFSEMVKFVLGDTINDFIF